A window of Pantoea agglomerans contains these coding sequences:
- the cra gene encoding catabolite repressor/activator, translated as MKLDEIARLAGVSRTTASYVINGKARQYRVSEKTVEKVMAVVREHNYHPNAVAAGLRAGRTRSIGLVIPDLENTSYTRIANYLERQARQRGYQLLIACSEDQPDNEMRCIEHLLQRQVDAIIVSTSLPPEHPFYQRWINDPLPIIALDRALDREHFTSVVGADQDDAFTLAAELRQLPVKNVLFLGALPELSVSFLREMGFRDAWKEDPRPIDYIYCNSFERTAAAALFEKYLDDHDMPEALFTTSFGLLQGVMDVTLKRDGRLPTDLAIATFGDHELLDFLECPVLAVGQRHRDVAERVLELVLASLDEPRKPKPGLTRIRRNLFRRGQLSRRVK; from the coding sequence GTGAAACTGGATGAAATCGCGCGTCTGGCAGGCGTGTCGCGCACCACGGCCAGTTATGTCATTAATGGCAAAGCGCGGCAGTATCGTGTCAGCGAAAAAACCGTCGAGAAAGTGATGGCGGTAGTGCGTGAGCATAACTACCACCCTAATGCCGTGGCGGCGGGCCTGCGCGCCGGTCGCACGCGCTCGATCGGCCTGGTGATCCCCGATCTGGAAAACACCAGCTATACCCGCATCGCCAACTATCTTGAACGTCAGGCGCGTCAGCGCGGCTATCAGCTGCTCATCGCCTGCTCGGAAGATCAGCCCGACAATGAAATGCGCTGCATCGAACATCTGCTGCAGCGCCAGGTTGATGCGATAATCGTTTCCACCTCTTTGCCGCCCGAGCATCCGTTCTATCAGCGCTGGATCAACGATCCGCTGCCTATTATCGCGCTGGACCGCGCGCTGGATCGTGAACACTTCACCAGCGTCGTCGGTGCCGATCAGGACGACGCTTTTACGCTGGCGGCTGAATTGCGTCAGCTGCCGGTGAAAAACGTGCTGTTTCTCGGCGCGCTGCCTGAGCTTTCCGTCAGTTTCCTGCGCGAGATGGGCTTCCGCGACGCCTGGAAAGAGGATCCGCGCCCCATCGACTATATCTACTGCAACAGCTTCGAGCGCACGGCGGCGGCGGCGCTGTTTGAGAAGTACCTTGACGATCACGATATGCCAGAGGCGCTCTTCACGACCTCATTCGGCCTGCTGCAGGGCGTTATGGATGTGACGCTAAAACGCGACGGGCGCCTGCCGACCGACCTCGCCATCGCGACCTTTGGCGACCACGAATTACTGGACTTTTTAGAGTGTCCGGTGCTGGCCGTCGGGCAGCGTCATCGCGACGTGGCGGAGCGCGTGCTGGAGTTAGTTCTGGCTTCGCTTGATGAACCGCGAAAACCGAAACCGGGATTAACTCGCATTCGGCGAAATTTATTTCGCCGCGGCCAGCTGAGCCGCAGAGTTAAATAG
- the ilvN gene encoding acetolactate synthase small subunit, which translates to MRRILSVLLENESGALSRVVGLFSQRGYNIESLTVAPTDDPTLSRMTIQTVGDEKVLEQIEKQLHKLVDVLRVSELGQGAYVEREIMLVKLQATGYGREEVKRSAEIFRGQIIDVTPTLYTVQLAGTSDKLDAFLNTVREVAEIVEVARSGIVGVSRGDRIMR; encoded by the coding sequence ATGCGTCGTATTTTATCGGTTCTGCTGGAGAATGAATCCGGCGCATTGTCTCGCGTGGTGGGCCTCTTTTCCCAGCGCGGCTATAACATCGAGAGCCTGACCGTCGCGCCAACCGACGATCCGACCCTGTCGCGCATGACTATTCAGACCGTGGGCGATGAAAAGGTGCTGGAGCAGATTGAAAAGCAGCTGCATAAGCTGGTGGATGTGCTGCGCGTCAGCGAGCTGGGGCAGGGCGCCTATGTCGAACGCGAAATCATGCTGGTGAAGCTGCAGGCCACCGGCTACGGCCGTGAAGAGGTGAAGCGCAGCGCGGAAATCTTCCGCGGTCAGATTATTGACGTGACGCCGACGCTGTACACGGTTCAGCTGGCGGGCACCAGCGACAAGCTCGATGCCTTCCTTAACACCGTGCGTGAAGTGGCGGAAATCGTTGAAGTGGCGCGTTCCGGCATTGTCGGCGTGTCGCGCGGCGATCGCATTATGCGGTAA
- the mraZ gene encoding division/cell wall cluster transcriptional repressor MraZ has protein sequence MFRGATLVNLDSKGRLAVPTRYRDTLIGESQGQMVCTIDLHQPCLLLYTLPEWEIIEKKLSRLSSMNPVERRVQRLLLGHASECQMDNAGRLLLANTLRQHASLTKEVMLVGQFNKFELWDEQTWYQQVKDDIDAEQSAQEPLSERLQDLSL, from the coding sequence ATGTTCCGTGGAGCAACGTTAGTCAATCTCGACAGCAAGGGGCGACTGGCCGTACCAACGCGCTATCGCGACACGCTGATCGGGGAATCTCAAGGGCAGATGGTATGTACCATCGACCTTCATCAGCCATGCCTGTTGCTTTATACCTTGCCCGAATGGGAAATCATCGAAAAAAAGCTGTCTCGCTTATCCAGCATGAACCCCGTTGAGCGTCGCGTACAGCGTCTGCTGCTGGGGCATGCCAGTGAGTGTCAGATGGACAACGCAGGCCGTTTACTGCTGGCGAATACCCTTCGGCAACACGCGAGCCTGACGAAAGAAGTGATGCTGGTCGGCCAGTTCAACAAGTTTGAACTGTGGGATGAACAGACCTGGTATCAACAAGTTAAGGATGACATTGACGCAGAACAGTCGGCTCAGGAACCTTTATCTGAGCGGTTGCAGGACTTGTCGCTATAG